Sequence from the Methanobacterium alkalithermotolerans genome:
CTTTATTCTAGAAAAATCCATAGAAGAAGGAATAGCTGATGGAACCATGCGCCCGGATATAGATCCGGTGGAAACAGCCATTCTATTATCGGCCATCTCCAAGAGTTTATCCCACATACCCTCAGATCATGAGAGGTTACTCCAAAAAAGGGGTATAGATCATGACCAGTATTTCCAGGATGTAAGTGAATTTATACTGCTTATGATTAAAAATAATAATTCGGAATAACTCATTAAATCATAGAGTATACGGTTTATACCTAAAAAAAATAATTTCCTGAAAAATTCTTTTAAAAATCTTTTTTTTGCTTATATTTTATGAAAAACTTATTTTTCCAGGATTATGGTGTTATCTTCTCCTATTAATTTTAAAAGCTTTCTTAAATCCCCTGCTTTTTTTAGAGTGGTGGAGTTTCCCACCACCATTAACTTTCTTTTGGCCCGGGTGAGGGCCACATTAAGCTGGGGTTTCTGGGCCATGAATTTTTTGGTGTAAGGATTTAATTTACCCAGGCCACTTTTACAAAAACTGAGGATGATTACTTCTTTTTCCCGGCCCTGGAAACGATAAACGGTATCCACCTCCACCAGCTCATTATTCAAGATTTCTTTTATCTTCTGTTTTTGCCGCTGGTAAGGGGTGATAATTCCCATATCTTCTGCACTTAAACCATTTTTAAGAAATTTTTCCACCAGGTAAACTACCAGCTTAGATTCAGCGGTATTCACACAACCACTACCGGTCTCATCCTCAAAGTAATCCAGCTTAGATGTATCAATATAGGTTAAAGGAGATGCAAGGTTAAGTAAGTCCTGGTTATTAAATTGGGCCAGAGATTCAAAATCTAAGAGGAGACCATTATTCTTATCTTTATTATCATTTCCATAGGCACTGGATGGGAATTTTCTTATTTTACTGTATTTTGCTTCAGGTAGATTGTCCCCTTCACTGCTGCTTAAATTATCCATGAGTTTAAGCTCGCTTACGGTGCTACCAGTTAGTAATTTACCTTTATAGAATAATTCACTGGATAGGTTGGCAATATCCTGATGCATCCGGTACTGGGTATTTAAAAAAGTGGCTGATTCTGGGTAATAATCCAGTAAACGATTGAAGATTGACTGGTTAAGTGCCGGGGATAACCTGGATTCTTCTATAGGTTGGAGTTGCTTATCATCCCCTACCAGGATGAAGTGACCACATTTTATTAAGGGAAGAAGAGACATGAAACTGGCCACCTGACTGGCTTCATCCATTATCATACAATCAAAGTTATCATGTTCCATTAAACGATGGGAAGAAGAAATAACAGTGGAAGCCACCACCTTAACCCCAAAAAACACCTCTTTTTCAATATCCATTATCAAATTCTGTTTATCCGCTTTTAATTTATCCAGATTGCTTTTAAGGCCTTCTAAATCATCCTTTATTTTAGCCCTTTTATTTTTTTTAAGATTAATGGCCAGGTTCAACTGGTTTATCTCGGTATTTATCAGGACCATTTTTTTATCCAGAGCCTGGTAGTAATGATCATAAGCTTCTAATATTACTTTATCAGTAATTCGGGCAGTTTCTGATTCAATCTCTACTTTTTTTAAATCTAAAAATGATGCCTGGGATTTTAAAATATCCAGCTGGGATTTAATTGCATCACCAATTAAATCACCCTCCCCTTGAGGATATAATTGTTCCAGCTCAGCCTCCAACAGGTCATGGGCCTCCCAGTAACCCTGGAAAGTATTAACCATTTCCTGATAAGCTTTATCCTTTTTTTGAATTTCTATTTCAAATTCCTGATATTTTGAAGAATTAAAAATAGAGGAAACCTTCTTTAAAATTTTTTTAGATTTTAATTCCTTTAATTCCTTTTCCAGGGCATAAAAAGTATCATTATCGGGAAGTTCTGCTTCCAGTTCCCCTAACTCATAGATATTACCGGCCAGTTCCAGATATTCTTCTGCTTTTTTCTTTTTAAGACCCATTTCTTTTTCTATTATCAAATTATCGGAGTTAGAATCATTTTTATAAAGTAAAGTGGTTTTAGCTGGAATCAGCTCTTTTTTTTCATGTTTCAGGCGGTATAGTATGTTTCTAAAATTAAAAATCTGAGATCTTAAAATATTAATCTGCTTTTGAATTTTTTTATCTTCACTCACCTGTTCTTTAATGGCCAGAAAGGTGTTCTTTATTTTCTCATCCCATTCCCTTACCTGAGACCATTGGGGATGATGTTTCCTTTGCTCCTGTAGTGCCAGGTGCCTCACCGGTCTAGATATTTCACTTAAACTACCCAGTCGCAGTATCTTTTCTCCATCTAAATTCAGTTTTTCCAGAATATTATCCACCGAACTATTGGTCCAGGCAGTAACAAGTACTCTATCTCCACCTTGCACCTTCGTTTGTATAATTTCTCGTATAACCGTAGTTTTACCTGTCCCGGGAGGTCCAATAATCAAATGAAAATCTTTTGCTTTCAGGGATTTTTTTACCGCATCATGTTGTTTTTGGTTTAGATGCGGAGCCATATAATCAAGATGTGAGGTGTTATATTGGGGCTGGCCTTTATTAATTAAAAATTTAAGAATTCTCTTATTATCTTCATTAAGCTGGTTTTCTTCAATTTTGTCTATGGCCCGTTCTAGTTTTTCTAAAATAAGGTTTATTAAATTAGTATCCACCAGGACTTTCTGGTTCAGTTTTAGTTTATGGATTTTTTTATAATTTAAAATCAGGTGGGGACCATAATAATCCATTACCGTGGCAAAATCCTCATCCAGGAGTACCAGGGCCCCGGGATAAAAATCATAATTTTTTTTAAGTACCAGGTGCAGGGTGTTTTGCAGGGGATTTAATTCCACCACTTCCCCTTTTATTTTGGTAGAAGGCCTCATCTCACCTTGAATATACTCCCTTATCTCCCGGGTAATGGCCTCTAAATCAGGGTTAATATCACTCATATCTTCACCAGGGTCTCAGCTTAAAATAAGGGGGATACTAATATTCATTCTCTCGTATACAGGGGATTATTTCCAGTCTTTAACTAATTTTAGTATATGAAATAAATATAGTTAGAATAGTGGGTTATCATTCAGTAAGAATAGCATATTTTTTCAATTGATCATAATCCAGGTCTTCACTTTCATCCCACACGCCCTGGAAAAATTCTATGGCTTTTTTCACCTGATCCGGGTCTTTAATGAGCACTCCGGCTTCATAGTTAACTCCCAATCCTTTACGGGTGAGGTTGGCTGAGGAGATGATGGCCACCTCAGAGTCAATAAACATCATCTTGGCATGCAGGTTATTATTATAGCGGATATGTGCTCCTGATTCCATCAATGCCCGGAGCTTATCCAGACTGGTTATCCCTGATTTGATATCTTCTTCCCGGAAACTGGTAATAATTTTCATGTTAACCTCTTTTTCCACACCGGAAAACTCCTCCACCAGGTAGGTAATCCAGGGGGAACAAACCAGCACCTCCTTTTTAGCTTTTTTCAGGTTCTGGCGAATTTGTCCATATACCGTACGGGCCTCTTTAGGAGTGGTGACCACCAGTTCGAAGTGACTTTTTTGCGTTTCCTGTTCTTTTTTTAACTCAATATTCTCGATTTTAAGAGCATTTATCTGGTTTAATATCTTTTTATTTCCTATGATATCTTTTTGCAGGTCTTTTAATGCCTCTTTAAGCTGTTTATTTTCTTTTTCCAGGGCCTGGTTTTTAAAGTCCAGTAGTTCTAATTTTTCCTTATCCTGGCGATATAATTTGATTTTTTCAATCAGTTCCAGGTCCTCTTTTGAAATACCCATACTTAAACCTCGCCTTAATAAAACATGCCCCACATTTTAAGGTAGATATCATATCTTCTAACCTATAATATGATTAAAGTAAATATAAAATTATAGGTTTTAAGTTGATTAAAAAAGGAAAATTATGATGGTTTATATTTTAAAAATGATTATGCTTTGTTGAGCGTAAAATCAAGAGGAAATATTTTACAGGTGGATAATCACCCCTTATAAAAAAAATTAGATAGATAGTTTAAGTCTGAAAATAGATATTTATTTGTTGTAAGTAGGATGGTTTAAGTCTGAAAATAGATATTAATTTGTTGTAAGTAAGATAGTTTAAGTCTGAAAATAGATATTTTACTGTTTAAAATAAATACTTTAAATCTTAAAATAACATCACCTCTAAATTTTAGCATATCACTTTTAATTAATTATTAGGTAGTAAAACATGATCAATTACCAAGGAATTTTAATCAAAACCCATGAATCAGTGCCTCAACCATCCATGGATACCTATTTTCTTTTGGAAAATTTAAATATTAAAAGAACTGATGAGATACTGGAAATTGGGACCGGTGCAGGATTAGTTACCGTGTACTGTGCCCAGAGAACCCGTAATGTAGTGGCCACTGATATCAGTGAAAAATCCCTTAGATGTTCTCTGGCCAATATCATAGCCAACCGGACTTATAATACTCAATTAAAAAAAGGAGAGCTTTTCGAATCTGTTGAAAATGAAAAATTTGATTTAATTATCTTTAATCTATCTCAACTTTTGGCCACTTCAACTGATTTAAACCCTGAAAAATTACTCACCGGATTCACCAAAAAGGTAAGAGATTACTTAAAACCTGAAGGAAGATTCCAGGTATTAGTACCAGGTATTCTTGCATCGGAGGATACAGTATCTACTATAGAACAAAATAATTTTATGGTGGATTTAATTCCCCATGATAAATCACCAACAGGTGATTATATAATTAAGGTTGATTTAAAAGGGGATTCCTAATCTTTTTTAGAAATATTATCCCTTAGATAGCTTTTAATAAAAAAGAAGTATTTATAAAAGTTATTACTTTAAAGTCCAGTAACACCTTTTAGGAGAGATTATAGTCTCATCCTTTTTTAGCTGTTTCATAATCTTGTCTACTTCTTTTTTATCCACACCGGATATCTGACTAACTCTGGTGGCATTTAATGGTTCTTCTGATTCTTTAAAGGCCTTAATAACTTTTTCTTTATCATCCATAGTTACACTTCCTGTAATAAATTTTATTTAAAGTACTTGAAATTTTTTTTGATTAAAAATCGACTAAATATTAATTCAGGA
This genomic interval carries:
- a CDS encoding methyltransferase codes for the protein MINYQGILIKTHESVPQPSMDTYFLLENLNIKRTDEILEIGTGAGLVTVYCAQRTRNVVATDISEKSLRCSLANIIANRTYNTQLKKGELFESVENEKFDLIIFNLSQLLATSTDLNPEKLLTGFTKKVRDYLKPEGRFQVLVPGILASEDTVSTIEQNNFMVDLIPHDKSPTGDYIIKVDLKGDS
- a CDS encoding MarR family transcriptional regulator; this encodes MDDKEKVIKAFKESEEPLNATRVSQISGVDKKEVDKIMKQLKKDETIISPKRCYWTLK
- a CDS encoding DEAD/DEAH box helicase, whose amino-acid sequence is MSDINPDLEAITREIREYIQGEMRPSTKIKGEVVELNPLQNTLHLVLKKNYDFYPGALVLLDEDFATVMDYYGPHLILNYKKIHKLKLNQKVLVDTNLINLILEKLERAIDKIEENQLNEDNKRILKFLINKGQPQYNTSHLDYMAPHLNQKQHDAVKKSLKAKDFHLIIGPPGTGKTTVIREIIQTKVQGGDRVLVTAWTNSSVDNILEKLNLDGEKILRLGSLSEISRPVRHLALQEQRKHHPQWSQVREWDEKIKNTFLAIKEQVSEDKKIQKQINILRSQIFNFRNILYRLKHEKKELIPAKTTLLYKNDSNSDNLIIEKEMGLKKKKAEEYLELAGNIYELGELEAELPDNDTFYALEKELKELKSKKILKKVSSIFNSSKYQEFEIEIQKKDKAYQEMVNTFQGYWEAHDLLEAELEQLYPQGEGDLIGDAIKSQLDILKSQASFLDLKKVEIESETARITDKVILEAYDHYYQALDKKMVLINTEINQLNLAINLKKNKRAKIKDDLEGLKSNLDKLKADKQNLIMDIEKEVFFGVKVVASTVISSSHRLMEHDNFDCMIMDEASQVASFMSLLPLIKCGHFILVGDDKQLQPIEESRLSPALNQSIFNRLLDYYPESATFLNTQYRMHQDIANLSSELFYKGKLLTGSTVSELKLMDNLSSSEGDNLPEAKYSKIRKFPSSAYGNDNKDKNNGLLLDFESLAQFNNQDLLNLASPLTYIDTSKLDYFEDETGSGCVNTAESKLVVYLVEKFLKNGLSAEDMGIITPYQRQKQKIKEILNNELVEVDTVYRFQGREKEVIILSFCKSGLGKLNPYTKKFMAQKPQLNVALTRAKRKLMVVGNSTTLKKAGDLRKLLKLIGEDNTIILEK
- a CDS encoding phospholipase D-like domain-containing protein, which codes for MGISKEDLELIEKIKLYRQDKEKLELLDFKNQALEKENKQLKEALKDLQKDIIGNKKILNQINALKIENIELKKEQETQKSHFELVVTTPKEARTVYGQIRQNLKKAKKEVLVCSPWITYLVEEFSGVEKEVNMKIITSFREEDIKSGITSLDKLRALMESGAHIRYNNNLHAKMMFIDSEVAIISSANLTRKGLGVNYEAGVLIKDPDQVKKAIEFFQGVWDESEDLDYDQLKKYAILTE